The following coding sequences are from one Biomphalaria glabrata chromosome 8, xgBioGlab47.1, whole genome shotgun sequence window:
- the LOC106067435 gene encoding triostin synthetase I-like, with translation MDTIVASMRQWADTKPEVVVFTFVNKHGVTSEYTPRAVYEKAGRFASRLRRYGFRKGDVIANGLPNSPERLVTDMGIIMAGCVMVNAQVCEVDGSDFFLTANNSNCKGVILYKKNNNAMFKLFEPLIGQNCAEYTEVFVQQAPSLTKLLLCSRVEGDLTPLLQDLGQDEIFSDAETSPSDLAVLFTTSGTSGFSKLVPRTHEQILQAGRSFEGGNVKYYSDRPFGWMGGFPFDYIVRCSHRVLQDKLTDDFAETSTDIWDVISREQCTGAAMLPIAILDLIHTYTTSKPSYKIPFIVTGGQPITRNLSPAVGLLTDALVVTYSSTECAMVSVGVVTSADQMKDNFVGKPGKDISLTIVDDSNNPVATNEQGLILLKSPFILTNYLPAVASSSIFTPDGYFITGDRGMLDESGNLFCFGRAGDVISQGPLLVYTSWPEKVLSKCPDVADVVVLVMSVTDNAAGFYACVVPKPGSTVTKESLMDFYTSSFMTSTTSEKFKPELADIFLFERFPQTFTGKVNKPRLKDLVLQQLCVNSTAIA, from the exons ATGGATACCATTGTGGCGTCCATGCGGCAATGGGCAGACACGAAACCGGAAGTGGTGGTCTTTACTTTCGTCAACAAGCATGGCGTCACTAGTGAGTACACTCCACGTGCTGTGTATGAGAAGGCCGGGAGGTTTGCATCCCGCTTACGACGGTACGGCTTTAGAAAAGGGGACGTTATAGCCAACGGGCTCCCGAACTCGCCAGAAAGACTTGTGACAGACATGGGGATTATCATGGCAGGGTGTGTCATGGTCAACGCTCAG GTTTGTGAAGTTGACGGCTCTGATTTCTTCCTCACCGCCAACAACTCTAACTGTAAAGGAGTTATTCTCTACAAGAAGAACAATAATGCGATGTTCAAGTTGTTTGAGCCTCTCATTGGTCAGAACTGTGCAGAGTACACTGAGGTCTTCGTGCAACAGGCACCCTCTCTGACAAAACTGCTGCTCTGTTCCCGTGTGGAGGGAGATCTGACTCCACTGCTGCAAGATCTGGGGCAGGATGAGATCTTTTCTGACGCAGAGACGTCGCCAAGTGACTTGGCTGTTTTGTTCACCACTTCAGGAACGTCCGGGTTCTCCAAGCTGGTGCCCAGGACGCACGAGCAGATACTGCAAGCTGGCAGGTCTTTTGAAGGCGGCAACGTAAAATACTACTCTGACCGACCGTTTGGCTGGATGGGAGGATTCCCGTTCGACTATATAGTTAGATGCTCCCATAGGGTTCTTcag GACAAATTAACGGACGACTTTGCAGAGACCAGTACAGACATATGGGACGTGATCAGCAGAGAGCAGTGTACTGGCGCCGCCATGCTACCCATTGCTATACTGGACCTTATCCACACCTACACAACATCAAAGCCCTCCTACAAGATTCCCTTCATAGTGACCGGTGGTCAGCCGATTACAAGG AATCTCTCACCTGCAGTAGGATTACTTACAGATGCCTTGGTAGTAACATACTCCTCAACGGAGTGTGCTATGGTCAGCGTCGGAGTTGTCACCTCCGCTGACCAAATGAAAGACAACTTTGTTGGTAAACCTGGTAAAGACATCTCGTTGACCATAGTGGACGACAGCAATAACCCGGTAGCCACCAACGAGCAAGGGCTTATTTTACTTAAGT CGCCTTTCATCCTGACCAACTACCTCCCAGCAGTTGCGAGCAGCTCTATCTTCACCCCAGACGGGTACTTCATTACAGGCGACCGTGGCATGCTGGACGAGTCTGGAAACCTGTTCTGTTTCGGCCGCGCTGGCGATGTCATATCTCAGGGACCTCTCCTTGTATACACCAGTTGGCCTGAGAAGGTTTTATCAAAGTGTCCGGACGTGGCAGACGTAGTGGTTCTGGTTATGTCGGTTACGGACAATGCCGCCGGTTTTTACGCATGCGTGGTGCCCAAACCAGGTTCTACTGTCACCAAAGAATCTTTGATGGACTTTTACACATCTTCTTTCATGACCTCAACCACGTCGGAGAAATTTAAACCGGAGCTGGcagacatttttctttttgagcGATTTCCCCAGACATTTACAGGGAAGGTTAACAAACCTCGACTGAAGGACCTTGTTCTACAACAGCTATGTGTTAACAGCACAGCTAtagcataa
- the LOC106050635 gene encoding salicylyl-CoA synthase / salicylate adenylyltransferase-like yields MDTVVASMRQWADTKPEVVVFTFVNKHGVTSEYTPRAVYEQAGRFACRLRRYGFTKGDVIANGLPNSPERLVTDMGIIMAGCVMVNAQVFEVDGSDFFLTANYSNCKGVILYNKNNNAMFKLFEPLIGQNCAEYTEVFVQQAPSLTKLLLCSRVEGDLTPLLQGLGQEEIFSGAETSPSDLAVLFTTSGTSGFSKLVPRTHEQILQAGRSFQGGNVKYFSDRPFGWMGGFPFDYIVFCSHRVLQDKLTDDFAETSTDIWDVISREQCTGAAMLPIAILDLIHTYTTSKPSYKIPFIVTGGQPITRNLSPAVGLLTDALVVTYSSTECAMVSVGVVTSADQMKDNFVGKPGKDISLTIVDDSNNPVAANEQGLILLKSPFILTNYLPAVASSSIFTPDGYFITGDRGMLDESGNLFCFGRAGDLISQGPLLVYTSWPEKVLSKCPDVADVVVLVMSVKGKDDGFYACVVPKPGSAVTKESLMDFYTSSFMTSTTSEKFKPELADIFLFERFPQTFTGKVNKPRLKDLVLQQLCVNSTAVV; encoded by the exons GCTGTGTATGAGCAGGCCGGCAGGTTTGCATGCCGCTTACGACGGTACGGCTTTACAAAAGGGGACGTTATAGCCAACGGGCTCCCGAACTCACCAGAAAGACTTGTGACAGACATGGGGATTATCATGGCAGGGTGTGTCATGGTCAACGCTCAG GTTTTTGAAGTTGACGGCTCTGATTTCTTCCTGACCGCCAACTACTCTAACTGTAAAGGAGTTATTCtctacaataaaaacaataatgcgATGTTCAAGTTGTTTGAGCCTCTCATTGGTCAGAACTGTGCAGAGTACACTGAGGTCTTCGTGCAACAGGCACCCTCTCTGACGAAACTGCTGCTCTGTTCCCGTGTGGAGGGAGATCTGACTCCACTGCTTCAAGGTCTGGGACAGGAGGAGATCTTTTCTGGCGCAGAGACGTCGCCAAGTGACTTGGCTGTTTTGTTCACCACTTCAGGAACGTCCGGGTTCTCCAAGCTGGTGCCCAGGACGCACGAGCAGATACTGCAAGCTGGCAGGTCATTCCAAGGAGGCAACGTAAAATATTTCTCTGACCGACCGTTTGGCTGGATGGGAGGATTCCCGTTCGACTATATAGTTTTTTGTTCTCATAGAGTTCTTCAg GACAAATTAACGGACGACTTTGCAGAGACCAGTACAGACATATGGGACGTGATCAGCAGAGAGCAGTGTACCGGCGCCGCCATGCTACCCATTGCTATACTGGACCTTATCCACACCTACACAACATCAAAGCCCTCCTACAAGATTCCTTTCATAGTGACCGGTGGTCAGCCGATTACAAGg AATCTCTCACCTGCAGTAGGATTACTTACAGATGCCTTGGTGGTAACATACTCATCAACGGAGTGTGCTATGGTCAGCGTCGGAGTTGTCACCTCCGCTGACCAAATGAAAGACAACTTTGTTGGTAAACCTGGTAAAGACATCTCGTTGACCATAGTGGACGACAGCAATAACCCGGTAGCCGCCAACGAGCAAGGGCTTATTTTACTTAAGT CACCGTTCATCCTGACCAACTACCTCCCAGCAGTTGCAAGCAGCTCTATCTTCACCCCTGACGGGTACTTCATTACAGGCGACCGTGGCATGCTAGACGAGTCTGGAAACCTGTTCTGTTTCGGCCGCGCTGGCGACCTCATATCTCAGGGACCTCTCCTTGTATACACGAGTTGGCCTGAGAAGGTTTTATCAAAGTGTCCCGACGTGGCAGACGTCGTGGTTCTGGTCATGTCGGTCAAGGGCAAGGACGACGGTTTTTACGCGTGCGTGGTGCCCAAACCAGGTTCTGCTGTCACCAAAGAATCTCTGATGGACTTTTACACATCTTCTTTCATGACCTCAACCACGTCGGAGAAATTTAAACCGGAGCTGGcagacatttttctttttgagcGATTTCCCCAGACATTTACAGGGAAGGTTAACAAACCTCGACTGAAGGACCTTGTTCTACAACAGCTATGTGTTAACAGCACAGCCGTTgtataa